The following DNA comes from Pithys albifrons albifrons isolate INPA30051 chromosome 17, PitAlb_v1, whole genome shotgun sequence.
aaagaactactATAAATCCCTCCCAGAGCTGATTTATGGAGCATTCATGAAGAATTTATATTGCAAAGGATTTTATTCAATTAAACTTGAAAAGCCTCTCGATTCCTGAGGTTCAGTAGTGCTCCTGGAGCCAGAGCTCCCATAAACCTGGAGGGCCTGTCTGGAGCAGGCACTGGGGGAATGGCTGAGGTGACACTGAAGCTGACACGACCATCCAAATCCAGAGCATTTGTCACTGGGATGTGTTCCAGGCTGAGGCTGAGAAAATTACTCCATGAAAAATGTGCATTAACAACAGCCATGAAATACCTGCTTAAAGGCCAGGTGAGTGATGAGATGGGGGATCTGTTGCTGCCAGGTGTTCCTCGCTGACCAAAAAGGGCCTCAGGGCCAGGGACTCTTTTGGAAACAAGTTTAAGGTTGTTTCTGCTCAAATAATTGAACAGGGGAAGGTGCAGGATGGATTTAAAAGCTGCCTCCACTGTAGTGGACAAGCCCCTGATTGCATGACCATCCTGCAGCCCACAGCATTCCCTGGGGAAAGACACACCACCAGATCCCGTGGGGATTTTTCCCAATTACATTTTCAAGCTGGAAGAGGCTTGAACGTGGCTGCTGAGCTGGAattgtgtgcctgtgtgtgttgTCTGCTGGGGGCTCCGTGGGGTGATGCTCCCAAGGCCGACGTGGACACCACAGGGTGTGAGACCAACCCTCGGGGGGTGAGACCAATCTTCAGGATGTGAGCCCCTCTCACCCAGCCCCCCAGCcgaggcactgccagggccccACTCCTCATCCCAaccctttccctgcagcctcAGTGCCCTGAGTGGTCCCAaacccagggctctgctccccccCCACCTGTTTCAAGGGGTGGCTGCACACAGAGTCAACCCCAGCACGACCCTGGGATTGGGCCTTTCCTCCTCTAACCCCTCCGTTGTGTGAGCCCCATTCCTGGCCAAGGATGCCCTGGATTGTCAGCACAGAGACATTCCTCACATGCACAACAAGAGGCAGCCAGAGCCAAGGAATTCCTGATGCATTCCTGCCaatcagcacagctcagctccagccaggGCTGATGGATCGGAAGTGACTGGGAAGGGAAAAGCTCACAGGGCTCAGTGTTGAAGTGACAGTTTAGGGCCCTTTGGTACAAGGAAGTTCACATTTATTATTTCAAAGCTGTGGACACAATTCCCAAatccctccagctgctgttccACAACAGCACTGTGACTTAGACAGAAAACCTGATTGTTTTCTTCAAAGTCCTCTCAAAGCCTTCCTACAGCACctgccactgcccagggcaaCAAAGGCAGCTCCAGAGGGTTCTCAGAATTCTCctgcctcagccccagcctgggagcagcagtgacatCCCCACACAGGGTGTGTGGACCAGGCCCAGTGAGCAGAACAGCTGTgtttgggtcccttccagctcagaatgttctgtgattctgttcctCACAGGATTTATCAGCAAGGTCCTGGTTATTGCAGCTGGAAGTTCTTGGCAGCTCCCACTCTCAGTCCAGGAttgttctctttcccttccttcatgGACAAAAGCAGTCTGGATTTACCTTCCCATGATTAAGCAAATAAACATTCCAGCTCCCAGCTATGGCTCaggttttatatatattttctcttccttcccttccttcatTGCAGCATAACGTGCCAGGACAAAGAGATAGTCACTGAGCCTGGAAAccaagggaaaggcaggagaacCACTTCAAAGATCTTATTCCAGAAGCTTCTCAGGAGACAAACCCCataggtttttttcccaaaactaGGGAAACACCACCAGGAATGCTTCAGTAGGACAGAGCAAGGACTTGGGATTGTATTTTTTTACCTGTTTAAATATTTGGCCACGTTTGGATCTGCTTCCCCTGCTTGGACTAAAGGAACCACActggagaaagcaaaggaaaatgttaCTGTGAGTGCAAAAAGGGCTGCAATTTGCTGGAGCCCCTTCACTCCCAACCCCCTCCAGGGTCCCCACTCTGTCTGTGCAGGCTGTTCCCACCACAGGAATCTGGGGGCATAAATGATGGCAATAATGTTTGTGTCTGTCCCAGaggccccagctctgctcctccaagGATACTCATCCATGGGGATGACTGGACAGAAACTATGTACAAGGCCctggaaggacaggacaagggggaatggcttcccactgccagagggcagggttagatgggacactgggaaggaatccttccctgtgagggtgggcaggccctggcacaggttgggcagagaagctgtggctgccccatccctggaagtgtccaaggccaggttggacaagggtggagaatcccagaatggactggaagggactttaaagcccatcctgttccaccccctgccacaggcagtgaCATCCCCCACCAACCAGGCcattccaagccctgtccaagctggccttggacacttccagggacatcTAAGGCCACTCAGAGCTTCCGTGGATCTCAACCTGTCAGTGTCCCACCTTCCCACCTTTATCAGACCAGAcaggagctgagcacagagctgcagctcaaCCCaaccctggctgtgctgcctcaggCTCAGATGCCCCAGCTGAGGGGAAGGAACACACAGAGTGGCTCTGTGCAGCCTGCACTGCTGGAACTGGACTAAACAAACTAAAGCTTGGCCCAAGCCCTGAGTGCAGCCCAGGCCTGGCTGGGGGCTCCCCCtgcactgctttgctgctgttgcagtgccccatcccctcccagctgtcccagctcagcactcaCCACCTCTCAGCTCGGCGACACACGGCACGGCAGAAatggagagcagcactgctcctgCCCCCGGACTGTGAGAGCAGGGGACAGTCCTGAGGGgctgcccacagcactgccccctcctcacccgcagggcagcactgccccCTCACCCACGGGATAGCTCAGCACCCCTCACACCTGGAGAGCTCAGCACCCCTCACCCATGTACTCCACCCATGGGAGAGCTCAGCACCCCTCAGCCACGGGACAGCATTGACCCCTCACCCATGGGACAGCTCAGCACCCCTCACCCACGGGACAGCTCAGCACCCCTCACCCACGGGACAGCTCAGCAGCCCTCACCCACGGGACAGCTCAGCAGCCCTCACCCACAGGACAGCTCAGCAGCCCTCACCCACAGGACAGCTCAGCAGCCCTCACCCACGGGACAGCTCAGCACCCCTACATGTGGGGCTGCCCCCGTGCCACGGCCaggccaggggaggggcagctgagtgcagcaggatggggaaaTTTAACTCCCAAatcctctctgcttctctcctggCATTTCTCAGTGGAAATAGTGGCCTCCTGAGCTGTTTTCCCATGAAGTGGTGGGGCAGGACTCCCctaagggatggagggagcctcctgcagccagagggaggcacaggcagcacctACGGGCAGGATGAAGGCTCGGAGGGGAGGGAGCTGCTCCGAGTAGCTGTCGATccactgctccagctccagcaccgGCTGCTCGCTGAAGGATGTTCGTTCTatggagggaaaggagaatcagcaaaaaaaaaagtgattcagAAACCATTCAGTCAACACACAGAGAtctgtttttgcttttcttagaTCAGCAAGTGCTAAGAAAGCATCCCAAAAAGTTCCTCCTGCTTCAGCAGGGCCGGGtggctgctggggcagtgccTCAGGTCCCCTGACACCACCCGAGTGCCACAAGCACCGCAAGCCACTCGGACTGGGTGTGATCcaccccccagctcctcctcacaGGACTGATCCTGTGCCTCACCCAGCACCCCAACACACCCACAGCatctgcccaccctcacaaccCCCTCCCGGGTGTGCCCAAGTCCTGTGACCCCAGGACATGGCAGGGCTTACTCAGGTGAGCCTCCCTGGCCGAGGACAGCGGCGTGGCGAGGTTGGAGCCCACGTCCTGCAGCATGCACTGGACCTGGGGGTGGCACCGGGACAGAAACCACAAGAGCTGTCACTGCCCACCTTTGCCATGCTGGGGGTGCAGATCAGAGatcccaccctgctgtgcctcagaggcagcagggaagggctccCCAAATGCTGCTTGAGAAGCCACATCAGCACATGCAACTGTTTTCACTGGCACATCGACCAGCCTGGCTGTCTGCAGGAGATTGGCAGTGCCCACAGAACTCCTTGGCTGGCAGGGCACCAAACCTCTGGGTAGGCAGGGAGAAGCTGCAGCCAAGCAGTGTGATGTCCCCTCCACAAAGGGCACCTCCACAGCCCGGGATACGGGAGAGGCAGCCTGGAAAAGCTTCCCAAAATCTCCGAGTAGCTCCTTCTGCATTTCCATGCTCAGCAAAGTTAATtagctgtgtccctgctgtgcccacggGGGTCTGTGCCCCAATTTCAAACCTAAGGCTCTGTGACAACAACACTTGTGTCCATAAACTGTCTCTGACTTCTCTGAATAACCCCAGAGATGAGTCTGCTGCCCATAATTAACCACTTGATCTACCAGCTTCCTTCTTGCTTAAAGAAATTTATCTCTTAGACAGAAACCGAGGGAGTCTTAAGTATTTATTTAACTACTAAAGGCATTGAATTTCTGTGAGTTTATGTTTCAATAGCACAGATGAAGTAACCACTGGGTAAGGATTGTCATTAATACTCACTTTGTGAAGTTGTCCAACAAATGTGTGGCCCTTTTCGCTGCTGAACTCACCAGCCAGCCTTGGGTagagagacaaaaaaaccaccagagTTAGCTGGGAATGGAAAAAACCATCACAAACGTGTTTTTCCACGTGAAACGCTGAGGATTTGGGATGGTCCTTACCCAATGGCCGAGCTCAGCTCGTCTGTCGCTCCCAGCGCCTCGAAGATCCGATCGCCCTTGGGCCGCCGCTCCCCGGTGAAGGTGCTGGAGAATCCTGGGGGAGAGGTGTGGGGTGCTCAGGGGGCCGTGCccggggggctgtgcctggtgggctgtgcccgggggggctgtgcccggggggctgtgcctggtgggctgtgcccggggggctgtgcccagtgccccccGACCCTACCTGAGTCCCCTGTCCGAGTGTAGATCCGCGGAGGGGGTGCGGGGGGGGCGCGGCTGGAGCTgcggggacacgggggggacacagtgaggggacacgggggggacacagtgaggggacacggggggggacACAgtgaggggacacggggggggacacagagtgagggga
Coding sequences within:
- the MMAB gene encoding corrinoid adenosyltransferase MMAB isoform X3, whose amino-acid sequence is MWRRAAMAIPGRVLRGPVGTRGRSGEGSSSRAPPAPPPRIYTRTGDSGFSSTFTGERRPKGDRIFEALGATDELSSAIGLAGEFSSEKGHTFVGQLHKVQCMLQDVGSNLATPLSSAREAHLKRTSFSEQPVLELEQWIDSYSEQLPPLRAFILPCGSFSPSRGSRSKRGQIFKQEGKENNPGLRVGAAKNFQLQ
- the MMAB gene encoding corrinoid adenosyltransferase MMAB isoform X1, which produces MWRRAAMAIPGRVLRGPVGTRGRSGEGSSSRAPPAPPPRIYTRTGDSGFSSTFTGERRPKGDRIFEALGATDELSSAIGLAGEFSSEKGHTFVGQLHKVQCMLQDVGSNLATPLSSAREAHLKRTSFSEQPVLELEQWIDSYSEQLPPLRAFILPSGGRSSAALHFCRAVCRRAERCVVPLVQAGEADPNVAKYLNRLSDYLFVLARYAAMKEGKEEKIYIKPEP
- the MMAB gene encoding corrinoid adenosyltransferase MMAB isoform X2, producing MWRRAAMAIPGRVLRGPVGTRGRSGEGSSSRAPPAPPPRIYTRTGDSGFSSTFTGERRPKGDRIFEALGATDELSSAIGLAGEFSSEKGHTFVGQLHKVQCMLQDVGSNLATPLSSAREAHLKRTSFSEQPVLELEQWIDSYSEQLPPLRAFILPSGGRSSAALHFCRAVCRRAERCVVPLVQAGEADPNVAKYLNRKGKRTILD